Proteins encoded within one genomic window of Agelaius phoeniceus isolate bAgePho1 chromosome Z, bAgePho1.hap1, whole genome shotgun sequence:
- the RPP25L gene encoding ribonuclease P protein subunit p25-like protein — MENYKKTKIVEKPCPLPFTDLPADIIEMKVKDGSKIRNLMGYAMSKMEQDSVRQILFTGSGKAVSKTITCVEIMKRRLKELHQITKVLFRQIEEIWEPIVPEAGLDALTVKRNIPAICVLLSKDALDPQEPGYQAPGSFDAFWTETLKAESQGQMKRKQGGGRGAASTGKHPRSTGGVPGGP, encoded by the coding sequence ATGGAGAACTATAAGAAGACCAAAATTGTGGAGAAACCTTGTCCTCTTCCTTTCACTGACCTGCCCGCTGATATTATTGAAATGAAGGTGAAGGACGGGAGCAAAATTAGGAATCTGATGGGCTATGCCATGAGCAAGATGGAGCAGGACTCTGTGAGGCAGATTCTTTTCACTGGCTCAGGCAAGGCCGTCAGCAAGACCATCACCTGCGTGGAAATCATGAAACGaaggctgaaggagctgcacCAGATCACCAAAGTGCTCTTCAGACAGATCGAAGAAATCTGGGAGCCCATTGTGCCTGAGGCAGGCCTCGATGCCTTGACAGTGAAGAGGAACATTCCTGCCATTTGTGTCCTGCTGAGCAAAGATGCCCTGGATCCTCAGGAGCCGGGATACCAGGCCCCGGGATCTTTCGATGCCTTCTGGACTGAGACACTGAAAGCAGAATCGCAGGGCCAGATGAAGAGGAAGCAGGGCGGAGGCCGGGGAGCTGCCAGCACGGGGAAGCACCCTCGCTCCACCGGGGGAGTGCCGGGCGGGCCCTGA
- the DCTN3 gene encoding dynactin subunit 3: MATAGRAGSEARPLPPDTKMAAGAAELRRLQWRLEELEQRVGLSGGGCAPRKVADELVKVQVALNNIAGKRERIKILFKKIEDVIKYLDPQYIDRMAVPDTMKLQFILAEEQAIPARAALLEQVKNLQPILDSTSIQAVPDHAAKLQRLSQIHIQQQEKRHDLTDSVKTLLEDYNKMTLLLSKQFVQWNEILTRLEVAKQAKPVAE, from the exons ATGGCAACCGCCGGGCGCGCCGGAAGTGAGGCGCGGCCGCTTCCGCCCGACACGAAGATGGCGGCGGGCGCTGCGGAGCTGCGGAGGCTGCAGTGgcggctggaggagctggagcagcgcgTCGGCCTCAGCGGCGGGGGCTGCGCGCCGCGAAAG GTGGCGGACGAGCTGGTGAAGGTGCAGGTGGCGCTGAACAATATCGCTGGCAAGAGGGAGAGGATCAAAATCCTGTTTAAGAAAA TTGAAGATGTAATAAAATACCTTGACCCCCAGTACATTGACAGGATGGCTGTTCCAGACACTATGAAGCTGCAGTTCATCTTGGCAG AGGAACAGGCCATTCCTGCCCGTGCAGCCCTTCTGGAGCAGGTGAAGAACCTCCAGCCCATCTTGGACAGCACCAGTATCCAAG CGGTTCCTGACCATGCAGCCAAACTGCAGCGGCTCTCACAGATCCACATACAGCAGCAG GAGAAGCGTCACGATCTCACTGACAGTGTCAAGACACTCCTTGAGGATTACAACAAAATG ACCCTGCTTCTCTCCAAGCAGTTTGTGCAATGGAATGAAATCCTGACACGTCTGGAAGTGGCCAAGCAAGCAAAACCTGTGGCAGAGtga